In the Xiamenia xianingshaonis genome, one interval contains:
- a CDS encoding ABC transporter ATP-binding protein has protein sequence MTSAAETAQAAPPRRRGPVGHGPGRMMGGEKPQDFKGTLAKLLAFMGRFKAAIVVIILFAIASTVFSIVGPKVLSTATTELFNGIVAKIDGTGSIDFQAIGRILLATLGLYVVSAACSFVQGWLMSSVSQKTCYELRRAIAEKIDRLPMGYFERTSTGDTLSRITNDVDTLGTSLNQGVTQLVTSVVTLVGVFFMMLSINWIMTLVTVVILPLSVVLVMAVVKRSQKYFVAQQNTLGAINGLVEETFSGHSIVKAFNREDAAARRFGETNERLRESAWKSQFISGLMQPIMNFVGNLGYVAVAVTGSLLAVQGVITVGDIQAFIQYVKNFTQPITQLAQVTNVLQSMAAAAERIFAFLDEPEADVEAARARTADVESYIEFKHVRFGYDPEKPVIRDFSASVKPGQTVALVGPTGAGKTTIVKLLMRFYDVQAGSVTLGGHDLRDFSRDDVRSVFSMVLQDTWLFKGTIRDNIRYGKLDASDEEVEDAARAAYVHHFIQTLPEGYDTLINEDATNISAGQRQLITIARAILADRRMIILDEATSSVDTRTEERIQRAMDDLMAGHTSFVIAHRLSTIRNADLILVIQDGDIVEQGTHDALLAQGGFYADLYNAQFAGGEQVAEG, from the coding sequence ATGACTAGCGCCGCCGAAACCGCGCAGGCCGCGCCGCCGCGCCGCCGCGGGCCTGTGGGCCACGGGCCGGGGCGCATGATGGGCGGCGAGAAGCCGCAGGACTTCAAAGGCACGCTTGCCAAGCTGCTTGCGTTCATGGGACGCTTCAAGGCTGCCATCGTCGTCATCATCCTTTTCGCCATCGCCTCGACGGTCTTTTCCATCGTGGGGCCCAAAGTGCTCTCGACCGCCACGACCGAGCTGTTCAACGGCATCGTCGCCAAGATCGACGGCACGGGCTCCATCGATTTCCAGGCCATCGGGCGCATCCTGCTCGCCACGCTGGGGCTCTACGTCGTCTCCGCCGCCTGCTCGTTCGTGCAAGGCTGGCTCATGAGCTCGGTGTCGCAAAAGACCTGCTACGAGCTGCGTCGCGCCATTGCAGAAAAGATCGACCGGCTGCCCATGGGGTATTTCGAGCGCACGTCTACCGGCGACACGCTCTCGCGCATCACCAACGACGTGGACACGCTCGGCACAAGCCTCAACCAAGGCGTCACGCAGCTGGTGACCTCGGTCGTCACGCTCGTGGGCGTGTTTTTCATGATGCTGTCCATCAACTGGATCATGACGCTCGTGACCGTCGTCATCCTGCCGCTGTCCGTCGTGCTCGTCATGGCGGTCGTCAAGCGCTCGCAGAAGTACTTCGTGGCCCAGCAAAACACGCTCGGCGCCATCAACGGGTTGGTAGAAGAGACGTTTTCGGGACACTCTATCGTGAAGGCGTTCAACCGCGAAGACGCTGCGGCCCGCCGGTTCGGCGAAACGAACGAGCGGCTGCGCGAATCGGCGTGGAAGTCCCAGTTCATCAGCGGGCTCATGCAGCCCATCATGAACTTCGTCGGGAACCTGGGGTATGTGGCTGTCGCCGTCACCGGCAGCCTTCTGGCCGTGCAGGGCGTCATCACCGTCGGCGACATCCAGGCGTTCATCCAGTACGTGAAGAACTTCACGCAGCCTATCACGCAGTTGGCCCAGGTCACCAACGTGCTGCAGTCGATGGCCGCCGCAGCCGAGCGCATCTTCGCCTTCCTCGACGAGCCTGAGGCGGACGTCGAAGCCGCCCGTGCGCGCACCGCCGACGTGGAAAGCTACATCGAGTTCAAGCACGTGCGCTTCGGCTACGACCCGGAAAAGCCGGTCATCCGCGATTTCTCCGCGAGCGTCAAGCCCGGCCAGACCGTCGCGCTCGTCGGGCCGACCGGCGCCGGCAAGACGACCATCGTGAAGCTGCTCATGCGCTTCTACGACGTGCAGGCAGGTTCTGTCACGCTCGGCGGCCACGACCTGCGCGATTTTTCCCGCGACGACGTCCGCAGCGTGTTTTCGATGGTGCTGCAGGACACGTGGCTGTTCAAGGGCACCATCCGCGACAACATCCGCTACGGCAAGCTCGACGCTTCCGACGAAGAGGTGGAAGACGCCGCCCGCGCGGCCTACGTGCACCACTTCATCCAGACGCTGCCGGAAGGCTACGACACGCTCATCAACGAAGACGCCACGAACATCTCGGCCGGCCAGCGCCAGCTCATCACCATCGCGCGCGCCATTCTGGCCGACCGGCGCATGATCATTCTGGACGAGGCGACGTCCAGCGTCGACACGCGCACCGAAGAGCGCATCCAGCGGGCCATGGACGACCTCATGGCCGGCCATACGTCGTTCGTGATCGCGCACCGGCTGTCCACCATTCGAAACGCCGACCTCATCCTCGTCATCCAGGACGGCGACATCGTCGAGCAGGGCACGCACGACGCGCTGCTCGCGCAAGGCGGCTTCTACGCCGATCTGTACAACGCCCAGTTCGCCGGCGGCGAGCAGGTGGCGGAAGGGTAG
- a CDS encoding diacylglycerol/lipid kinase family protein: MKLLVINNLSSGLSDGSIYDFIRAFVRDGDEVCLRSTSGTTDIASLLSDADGFDAVVASGGDGTIATVCTELAHSGVPVLPFPAGTANLLATNLASPLESHALAKLAREGREMDFDLGVLDVDGRRIGFNVMAGAGYDAAIMRNAEPAKKLLGSMAYFSAAISNPMPQTAKLRLVLDDEKTVETEGLGVLLVNFSKIQFDITVTHANEPRDGLFEVVVLKAANAFELIPVLFAGILDRSGDYPDRGEALEIHRAAKVRIEAEPALEIQYDGEPTTMTTPFVAEILPQASRFIVSEEGFELFDIEQG; this comes from the coding sequence GTGAAACTGCTTGTGATCAACAATCTGTCTTCGGGGCTCAGCGACGGATCGATCTACGATTTCATCCGCGCCTTCGTCCGAGACGGCGACGAGGTGTGCCTGCGCTCGACGAGCGGCACGACCGACATCGCCTCGCTGCTTTCCGACGCAGACGGCTTCGACGCGGTCGTGGCAAGCGGCGGCGACGGAACCATCGCGACCGTGTGCACAGAGCTGGCCCACAGCGGCGTGCCGGTGCTCCCCTTCCCTGCCGGCACGGCGAACCTGCTGGCGACGAACTTGGCGTCGCCGCTCGAGTCGCACGCGCTGGCGAAGCTTGCGCGCGAGGGCCGCGAAATGGACTTCGACCTCGGCGTTTTGGACGTGGACGGCAGGCGCATCGGCTTCAACGTCATGGCAGGGGCCGGCTACGACGCCGCCATCATGCGCAACGCCGAGCCCGCGAAGAAGCTGCTCGGCTCAATGGCCTACTTTTCCGCCGCCATCTCGAACCCGATGCCGCAGACGGCAAAGCTGCGCCTTGTCCTCGACGACGAGAAGACCGTCGAAACCGAAGGGCTCGGCGTGCTGCTCGTCAACTTCTCGAAAATCCAGTTCGACATCACGGTCACGCATGCCAACGAGCCGCGCGACGGGCTGTTCGAGGTCGTCGTCTTGAAGGCCGCCAACGCCTTCGAGCTGATACCGGTCCTGTTCGCCGGCATCCTCGACCGCTCAGGCGACTATCCCGACCGCGGCGAGGCGCTTGAAATCCACCGAGCCGCAAAAGTGCGCATAGAGGCCGAGCCTGCCCTCGAGATCCAGTACGACGGCGAGCCCACGACGATGACGACACCGTTTGTGGCCGAGATCCTGCCGCAGGCCAGCCGTTTCATCGTGTCCGAGGAAGGCTTCGAACTGTTCGACATCGAGCAGGGCTAG